The nucleotide sequence TTATCATTCCAAAAATCTGCCCCTGTAGAGAATGATCGACCGGGTGCTTCGTTTGCAATACTCCATTCGTGAACACGTCCTTTATACCTTCCTACCAACGTTTTCACGTGTTGCTCTAGGATTTTTATATATTGATTACGACCATAGTCACCGTGGATAAGCCATTCCGGGATAACATCCGATTGAACTGCTCCCCAAACCAGGTGCATGGCTCTCACACGCCAACCCATCTGGTTTGCATAGTCCACTTCTCTATCAAGTTCACTAAAGTCATACTTTCCTGGACCAAGCCAAAATCCTTTCAAGGAAAAGGTATAAATCGCTGCCACACCATATTCCCTCTTCATTACCCGACAGTGCCTATTGTCTGCGTTTTCCCACATTGAGAAAGCTGTTCCGATGGTCAGGTTATGGGATTTCGCCAGCTCTGCCAGCCCAGGATCACTCACTGCTGAGCTCACCCATTTCCCATTGGGGATTACCCCCACGCTCAGGCCCGTCACGAATGATGTCGAATTCGGTGCAGTGCTGGATCCAATGTATACAACGCCTTGAGGAAACAAACCATCGGGTAAATTTAATTGTGGCTGTTGGGTCAGATCGATATGTTGAATTACATTACCATCCTGATTATAGATATTAAAGCTCTTGCCTTCAACCTGGTCAAAAATAATATAGAATGGCTGCGAGCTGCTTAGTTGCAAATCCCATACAATGTTATAACTGCCCGCTGTTCCATCGCGAACACCAATAAGATAATGATCCCCATTATTTAGAATGTCTAACCTGCGGATTCCTTTCCACCAGGGTTCTTGTGTTTCAGGTACGCCTAATATTTTTACGATATTGTATGTCGAACCCGTCACAGATAATTTATCTAGCTTTATCCTCAATGGAGCATCCAGCTTTATTGCTTTTGTTTCAGTATCATAATAACTGTCTCGCTGATTAACAAAAGTCAAAGTGTCTGAGGCCGGGTCATAAGCCCCGCCTGTACAATAAGGGAAAAATATTGGTTCCCAGGGAACATTGCTGGTAGTTAATTCAGGAAGATTGCTTGGTAAGAACCCGATGGTATTTTTATTAATATAACCAGTGTAGCGAATGCCACCCAGGTATGCTTCAGCTTTAACAAAATCTCCATAGATACCGATGGGAGACAGATTGTCACCTTTATTAAGGCTTGCCACGCTATCAAAGTTAATATTGCCCGGTCCATTGTACATAAGCGTATCTCGTAACAGCACAACTTGCGCGGGTTCGGACGTTGAAATTGCATACACAGTCGGAGTAGGTGCCGTTGTCGGTAGTATTCCCGCCGGCGCAGAAGTTTCTGGGATTAGTTTCACTACCTCATTCGCCAGACGTGCAATTTTATACGGAACATCAGTAGAAGATGTATATGCTGCTGCTGAAACACACGAAGCAAGGATGGATGTCGAAAGTAAAATCAATAAAAATGTCTTTGCTTTCACAAAAAATTATCCTCCCAAATGGGCAAGAGGCGTAGTAATGAATAATTTTCGGATAGTTGATCTTTTACAATTATTCCGTTTAGCTTCTCAATAGCCAATGAAGCGAAGGTACATTGTCCGTGTGTATCCAATTGGAGTATTTAGCTGTAACTGATGCTGTTAATTATAGCCTACAACGTAGCAAGGAAGTAGTACACACGCCATGGCAGTTTTGAGGTTCTGTCAGTGTGCTAACAGATAATGGCCAAGCATTTGTGAGGGATTTTGACAAGAAAAAGTTCCTGATACAGCTCAGTCGAGGTTTACAGATCTTTGGCGATGACAGGCGAGCTGTAAAAGAGAGCAGCAACAAGGCGTTTCAGCTGGGTTTAAAGGTGATCTATTCTTCTCATGGAAAACCTTTTCCAATTGAAGCAATCAGGAACCAGCTCTATACACATACAAGCTTTATCATGCTCTATCAATCTGATTATGGTTTTACAAGCATGACAGAGCAGAATTATAGCCTGCTAGAAAGCTTGCTTCTGACGGAGTCTCACCCTCTCGCCTCGATCCAAAACTACACGAACCACTTATTCCGGCCAGGGCGCGCCAGATTGCATGGCTTGCCCGTATTCTGGCAACCGGGATTCATCAATTCCGCGGATTTTTTTCAAGAATGGAAAATCTTCAGGTGTGACTTCCAGCTTAGCAAAAGGTCTAACAGGCACTAGGCTGGCTAGCTGAGGTATCCTCACTTCATAAGGACCGAACCGTAGATCTGGTTGGTTTACGAAATTTTCGCCTGGAAGCAGATAGACCATGCCTTTCCGCCATGGTTGCTGAATAAGAGCAGGTTGGCTGATTGAAAACACGTACCTGGGCTCACTCATCTGGCCGGCTTCATCTACCAACCGGATACATGCATTGCTGGTCGTCATTCGGTAATGCTTCCGATCCAGGATGGCGAAGAACATCGCCCAAAGGCCGTCTCCTGCAGCATATACTGCAGTCTGAGCACCGAATTCCGTCAGGTCGCTCGATGGCCGCGGTTCAAAGACTTTGATTCCTGCATCACCCGTGCCATGCAAGACCACTCCCCACTGGTCAGCCAGGTAGCACAAAAATTGCCATTTCGGGATAGGGAATATGTATTCGATCGGTGTAGTTTTTCCGTCAGCCTTAATCTCTGCAAGCAAACGGTCAAACTCCGAACGTGTCTGGGGATCAATCTCCATCAGCGGGCGTTGCAACCAGTAATCAGGTAATACTGTCATTGCTTATCATCGAAGAAAATTTGCGTGATCATTCAAGCCAAGTGTTTGGAGATAAGTGGTTCTCTAACCTGCTAAAGTGACCCGAAAATGGAATCAGCATCTCCTGCTTATTTACCTTCATAAGCTTCCTGCAGCTTGGCAATATCCAGTTTCTTCATCACCAGAAATGCCTGGGTCACCCGTTGGATCCTATCTGGATCATCTCCGCTCATCAATTTACCCATGCTTGCAGGGACGATCTGCCACGAAACACCATATTTATCTTTAAGCCAGCCACACTGCTCGGCTTCAGGCACAGCTGAGAGTTTTCTCCAATAATGGTCGATCTCCTCCTGCGTGTCACAATTCACGAGGAATGATATCGCCTCATTAAATCCAAAAGCATGTTCATAGGCGCTGTCCATTGCCCCAAATTCCTGGCCGAAAAGTGTAAAAGTGGCGTATTCCACCGTGCCTTCCTTATCGGGTTCCTCACCTTTGCCGTAACGCATCACATGACCAATATTTGAATCACTGAACACAGAGGTCCAGTAGTTGATCGCCTCTTCTGTTTTTCCACAAACACCACCCACGAACAAGAACGCAGGGGTAATTTTCTGTTTAATCTCGGCTCCACCGGAGTAAATGATCTGCCAGGATAACCCATACTTGTCTTGCACCCAACCATACCGCTCACTAAAAGGGTATGAGCCAAGCTCCATGAGCACCTGCCCACCTGGTGCAAGCCTTTCCCAGATCGTATCCACTTCACCCTTCGTTTGGCACTTTATATGGAACGATACTGAGGGGTTGAGCTTGAAGTATGGTCCCGCGCTAATGGCCTGGAATGCGTATCCAGCAAGCTCAAAACTCACAATTTGGGTCGATCCTGAAGGAGTATTGTTAAGCGTGGTCGTCGAGGTAATCCGTGAGCCAGGGATAGCGGAGACGTATAGCTCCGCGGCTTCCTTGGCTTCTTTATCGAACCAGAGATGTGGAATGATTTTTTGCATGGTTATGATCTCCTGGAATTGGTGTATTAACCTTCTTCAGCGAGTCGCTTACGCCGGGCTAACTCTGCCTCGGAAGGTTTTTCCAATTCGAATGTCCCGATTTTGATCTCACCGGCAGGCTCATATCTGGCAATAATGACGCCGGTACTTGAGGCTTTACTATCGATGAGCTTGAGACTGGATGGGATCGTTCCTTCGCCAAATAACCGTTTCCCCTTGCCGATGACAACTGGGAAGATCCAGATGCGAAATTCATCGACCAGGTTGTGTTGCAATAAGGTTTGAATAAAATTGCTGCTCCCTTGAACCGACAATTCAGGTCCATCCTCTGCTTTGAGCTTCCTGATTTCCTGGACAACATCGCCCTTGATTAACGTTGTATTTTGCCAATCCATATGAGTCGTGGCCTTTGATGCGACATATTTTTTTGATCTATTCAATACCGAAGCCGCCGGCTCTTCATGGGAGAACGGCCAATGAGCCGCAAATATCTCGTAGGTTTTCCTTCCCAGCAGCAGTTCAGAAGGCTTTGCCATGTATTCACCCATAGTCTGACCCATGATCTCATCCCAGTAATTGACCGACCAGCCACCATAGTTGAAGCCACCCGTCGGATCTTCCGGTGGCCCACCGGGTGCCTGCATCACCCCATCAAGGGTGACAAATGCATTCACGATTAGTTTTCTCATTGGCTGTCCTCCGCTTTTTACTAAGCTTAATGCTCACCATTTCGACTTATTTTGTCTATATTATATCTTATTAGTCCGATATATTTCATATAAACAATCCGAACTCCCCACAAGCAGGTTCCTAATCCGCAATCAACAGCCGGCCAACACGCGTGAAAATATGTAAAAATAGGACCAGGCAGAAAAATAGCTGGTCCTAAAATTTGCTTCAAGTCTTTACCGATTATGCACGAACCTATCGGTTGGTGTAGTAGCATGGCACACAGTGCAGTCGCTCAGCGTGCCAGCGTGACCCTGAAGTTCCATGAACTTGATCGTATCGTTCGCCTCCCGGCTGGGTGCGATGGCATGCGTGCTATCGTGGCATGCTTCGCAGAACACACCGCCATGCCCGGTGGATTGCCGGTACAAAGGCAGGGTAGTGTCATAACCAGCCCCGTGGCAACCGGCATTACTGCATTTAGGCTCAGTCAGCCAGGGATCTGGGTTTTGGGCCAACACGGTGATATCTCCATGGCAGTTGGTGCAGTTCATGGAGAAATTCTGAGACATGGTATCCCGCAGGCATTGCGTTTGTGCTCCAGGGTGGCAGTTATAACAGCCATCGGTATCCGGGGTGATGTCAGGGGCGTTCGTGGGGTTGTGATGGCTGTGCATGGCATTGGACAGGCTCTTGATCTGACCCACATTCGGCGCACCGGTGGCGTTTGATCCATGGCACCAGTTACAATTCACCGGTTGGTGATCCATGAGCGGAGTCTTCGCTAACAAATCAGGATACTCCGCCAGATCCACCGTATAGCTGATGGTATTCAGGTAATCGTGTATCGCCAGGATGTTGGTTTCTACTTTACCCGTTGGTGTGATGGGATACGTAGTGGTGGCATCCATCGTGTCATCATGGCAGTTCACACAACTGAGCTCAGTTGACACAGGTGCCACAACCGTCAGCGTAGCCAGGACTTTGGTTGGATTGTTTGCATCTCTAACGGTAATCTGGGCTTTCTGATATGGATAGGGTTTGTGGGTGACAGCATCCCGGTCGCGTATGTCGGTGAGTGGGATTCCTTCAGCAATGAAATATTTCCCATCTGCAGCCAGGTCCATCGTACCCGAAAGACCCTTGCCTGTCAGGCCAATATTGGGAGGCGTGGTCACCCCATAAAGTGCTTGCTCATACTTCCAAAAATTTGTTTTATCAGGTCGCCCCAACCTCCCAACCGAGTAAGTGTTTTCAGGGAAACTATATTCAACGATCACGCCGGAGGTGACAATTTGGGGAGGTTCTCCCACTTTAACAACCTGGGCAACCAGAGTATTGTAGGGTGGCAGGATTGCCAGGTTGCTGAAATCGGGGTTATAACAGTGCATCCCCAGGTTGTTCCAGCCAAGCACGATATAGCCAATATCCATGGGAGGTGCCATTGGTAAGGTGTTGTTTGGTTTTGCCCTGACCTGACTACCTGCTAAGCCTGCCGTAACGAGAAGGAAAATGATCGGGATGGCAAACCAATATGTCTTTTTCATCTTTCCCTCCTACACAAAAAAGTGGATCGATTTGTTAAAAAATACACTATATTGATTTTATAGATTTATTTGGTGTTAATAATTGGGAAATATTGGGAATAATTGAGAAATTTCTATAATCTCATCTTTCCTTCGGATATGGGAGCTGGATTGCATGAACAGCCGTGTAGATTGAATAAATAGGGGGTTAAGCAATATCCAAAGAGACCGGTGAGCAGCTGAGAATAGCTGCTTGCCGGTCATCACCTTAGGGATTGGATTATCACGAACCTACATCACCCTTTAGGGCTCCTCACCTGGCTATAGGCTGGCAGTATCAACCCTAGCAAGAGTCCCAGGCTGGCAAGGCCCACCAATCCCCAAACAACCAGGTATAACTCATAGCTCATGCTGCTCACTGGTTTACTCAAGGCTACCAGCATATGGGCATTGCTTGACGTGGTTGAATCTGCCCCTAAAAGCCAGAGCCGGGAGTACTGCCATGGCTCATCAATGGTGTACAGGTTGATCCACAGGCCAGCCTCTCGATATTTGCGAATCCACTCTTCACCCAAACCGTACTCAGAATTTACAATCTGGTAGCCAGAAGAACGCAACTCATCGGTAGCAGGTGGGGCCTGGTATTTTACCCCGTAAGCTAGCTTCATCTCTGGGGCAATCGTCCGCACCAATTCCGCCTGCTGCTGGTCAGCCAGTACCCAAACTTGAGGATCAATTCCCACCACATGGATGATATCAATGACCTTCTCAAAGTAATTTTGAGCGTAGGCTTGATCATCGGGTGGCTGTTTGATATCGTATATAAAGGCCAGGTTATTATCCTTTACAATCTGCAGCTCATCTTCCAGGATCGGGATTGTCTGGAGCATATTTTGATCAACCTGGTCTTGACTGACCTGGCCATTCTTGATGGTCTTGTAGGGGTCTCTCTCCACAAACCATTTCCCTGCATTGAGTATGGTGGCTTCAGCCAGTGTAAAATATTCGGCTCTTTCTTTAATTCTGTCCGGATAGAGCGTCGCAACATCCGTAGTCCGCTCGAATGTGTCATCATGCAGCAGGAATGGCAGCCCGTCCTGGCTGATGTGAATATCTGTTTCCAGCCCATAGACCTTCAACTCTACTGCGAGGTTTGCAGCTGCCATCGTATTTTCTGGAGCG is from Anaerolineales bacterium and encodes:
- a CDS encoding riboflavin biosynthesis protein RibD, which translates into the protein MRKLIVNAFVTLDGVMQAPGGPPEDPTGGFNYGGWSVNYWDEIMGQTMGEYMAKPSELLLGRKTYEIFAAHWPFSHEEPAASVLNRSKKYVASKATTHMDWQNTTLIKGDVVQEIRKLKAEDGPELSVQGSSNFIQTLLQHNLVDEFRIWIFPVVIGKGKRLFGEGTIPSSLKLIDSKASSTGVIIARYEPAGEIKIGTFELEKPSEAELARRKRLAEEG